The Polyangium mundeleinium genome contains the following window.
TCCGGATCGTGGCCACCGTACGCGAGGCGATCGCGGAGCTCGACGCCGCGCGCCCGCACGTGCTCGTCAGTGACATCGCGATGCCGGGCGAGGACGGCTACGACTTCATCGATTTCGTCCGTCGTCGCACGCCCGAGCGCGGGGGCGCGGTGCCTGCGCTCGCGCTCACGGCGCATGCACGTGCGGAGGATCAGGCGCGCGCGCTCGCGGCGGGCTTCCAGCGCCACGCCGCCAAACCCATCGATCCTGCCGAGCTCGTCCGCGCCATCGCGGGGCTCGTCGGCGCGCCTTGCTCGCGTGCGGAGCCCGCGGAGGCCGTGGCCCTCCGCGAGGTCCCCTGACGGCGAGCCCGGATGAGTGGTGATGGGCGACCAGCACGATCGAGGCTCGAAGCCGGATGGGGGGCTCAGGACGTCCTCGGGGCCCATTCCGACGGAGCTCGCGCAATTCATCCAGGAGCACGTCTCGTCCCTCGAACAGCTCGAGGTGATGTTCCTTTTGCGGGACACGGCGGCGCGGGAATGGCGCGCCGACGAGGTGAGCCGTCAGCTCGGATCGAGCTTGATGTCGATCGGGCGTCGCCTCGAGCACCTCGCGGAGGCGCGTTTCCTCAAGGTTCGCCATACCGAGCGCGGGCCCGTGTACCAGCACGGCCCCGAATCCGAGGAGATGGCGGCGCTGATCGACGCGGCGGCGAAGCTCTACAAGGAGAGGCGGCTCGCCGTGATCGATCTCGTCTATGGGCGTCCCGAGAGTGATCTGCGCGCGTTTTCGGACGCGTTCATGCTGAAGAAGAAGTGAGGGGAAGCATGATACCGGCCGTCGTGTACATTCTCTGCACGCTCACGAGCCTCGTCGCGATGACGCTGCTCCTGCGTGCCTATGCTGCGCGCAAGGTGCGCCTGTTGTTATGGAGCGGCCTCTGCTTTGCCGGGCTCGCTTTGAACAATGTGCTTCTTTTTGTCGATCTGATCCTCATTCCGGAGCACGACCTCTCCACGGTGCGGCAAATTCCCGCCGTGATGGGCGTCTCGTTTCTCCTGTATGGTCTCGTGTACGATTTGCGGGATTGATGCGCGGAAGCGGCGAGGGGTGCGGCGATGAACGATCTGCTCAGCGGGGCCCTGATCCTCGGATTCCTGGTGATCGCGCTGTTTTTCCTGCGCTTCTGGCGCAGCACACGGGATCGGCTCTTCGCCATTTTTGCGCTCTCGTTCTCGCTCATGGCCGTGAACCGGCTGATCCTGGCCATCGCGAAGCTGCCCGAGGACGATTTTCCTTACGTGTACCTCGTGCGGCTCGTCGCGAACGCCCTCATCATTTATGCGGTGATCGACAAGAACCGCGCGCACAAGGCGACGCCTCGACCGATTCCCTGAAGACGAGAATTGACGCGTGCGCATTGTTTCATGGGGAGCCTCGGCGCAGAGACGAGAGGTGCTCGACGTGGACGAAGGCTACCCGCGCGAGTGTCTCGTCATCCAGGTGATCGAGCGCCTCCATTTCGATGAGCGTCGCGGACCCTCGACCGGCGGCAAACCAGAGGAGCGGGACGACCGGCCCGGCGCCGCAGGCGCAAAACCGTGGGTAAGAGGCTTCGAGGACGCTGAATCGCTCGCCGAGGACGACGGGGCGTTTCGCGTGGTAAAGGCGTGTGCTGCCGGGCGGGATCGGGACGGGGATCACCTCGCCCGCGACCCATTCCGCGTAGGATGGGGCCTCCGGATCTTGAAAGAGAGACGTATGGCAAAATCGCGTCCGGCGGTCGCCGCACGCCCTGCAGCGCATCGGAGCCGAGAGGAAGTCCGAGCCCCCGGCATTGGGCGTCCGCGGCGCGGAGACCAGAGGCAGGTACGCGTGCTCTTGATACGCGGCCGCGAGGATCCGCCGGCGCTCCTCGGGCGTTGCGTCCTTCAGGGTCTTCGCCCATTGCGAACGCTCCGTACCGCGAGCCGCACGCGGGGCAAGACACCATTCCGAGGACGTCGTCGAAGGCTCCCATGGTTTCACCTATGCGTCACCGCGCGTCGCCGCTCGAGGATCGCGCGTTCGCCCCACGGGCATGCAAAATTCTGCGGCTTCGTGAGGATCCAGAGCGTCGGCACGGGCGGCGGCTCCTCGGGGAACGGACCCTCGCCGTCGGTGAAATACACGATTCCATCGGGCGCGTGCGGGCGCCAAAAACTCTCGGCGAAGACCTTGCGGAGATCCGTGCCGCCGCGCCCCTGCACGTCCTCGATCGCGCCGGTGAACGGGTAGACGCGCTGGATCTCGCAGTCGCACTCGACGACCGTGAGGCGGGCCTCCTCGGCGAGGAGCGCGAGCTGCTTTGCGATCTCGGCGAGCTCGGCGTCCGACATGCTCATCGACGTGTCGATCGTCACGAGCACCCGCGGCCGCGCCATCGCCCGCGGCGACCACGCGCGCCCCGGCACTTCGCCGATGCGCGAGGGAAAACGCCGGCTCGGCCGCGCGAACGTGCCCACGGGCGTACGCCGCCGCGACGTGAACATGCGCAGCGCCGTTTTCCAATCGACGAAACATTCGGGTGGCCCGAGCACGCCGTCGAGCTCCGCGAGCAGCCTCCCCGGCTCCTTTCCCGCGAGCAACCTGCGCTCGGGCGGGCCCTCCGGCCCGACGTCGCCCGCGGTCTCCATCGCCCGTGCCACGAGCATCCGGGCTTGCTCTACCGAGCCGGGCGCGCCCGCTGCGCGCCGGAGCAACCTGTGCTCGTCGACGCTCTCGCCGCCCGGCGCGTGTTTGGCCGTGAATTTGCCGGCCCGCGCCGCTTCGAGCAGCTTTTCGTAGCGCTCCAGGCTGCTCTGGCCCGCGCGAATGCCGAAGGCCGTGTATTTCTGCCACGTGATCGGGTCGGGCAGGGGCTCCTCGATGTACTCGTTCGCGCTCATTTCGAGCGCCAGTTCGAGGAGCTCCGGTTCGGCCGGATCCGCGAATTTGGGGTGCGAGAGGTGCCCGAGGACCACGTGATGCACCTCGTGCAGGAGCACGCCGCGCAGCCATTGTGGCTCGCGCAGGAACGAGTCGACGTTCACGTGCAGGAAAAACCGCCCTTCGTGGAGCGAGACGGCCATCCGCTTCACCGACGGATCGGCGACCGGCACCATGTTCGCGAGGGCGGCCGTGTAATACGGGTACCGCCGCGCGAAATCGCTCGTCTGTACGAAATCGTCGAGGAAGGCGCGGACGGGATCGACCATGCGTTGCTTTTCCGTCAACCGGGGCGGATGGGGGTGATGCCGAGGCGCTTGCACGTCGCCACGAGATCGAGCGCCCAGCGCTCGGGCAGCTCGGCGAGCAGTACGCCGAGGCTCGCGCGCACCACGTTGCTGCGCTTGACCTCCGCGAGCTTGGTTTGTCGTTCGAGGTGCGAGGAGAGCGCCGTCACGGCGAGCCCCACGCGGTGCTGCTTCAAAGGCTCGGCAGCCCACCCATTGAGCTTGCGTTGTGCGGGGCTATTCGCGTAACGCTCGCAGAGCTCCTCGGGGCGGACGTCGATGAGCGAGGTCGCCGTGGGGTTTCGCCCAAGCGCCTCGACGAGTTTGTCGCGCTGATCGCCGGGGAGATCCGCGAGCAGCGCCTCGAACGAGGCGAGCGTGATTTGCCGCTCGGCCGCGAGCACGCCGGCCTCGGGCCCTTCGAGCAGGCGCACGAGGCGTGTCGTGATCTCGTCGAGCCGATCGGTTTGTCCGGCCTCGGCAAAGCCGCGCACGGCGCGCGAGAGATCGGCGCGGTGATCGTAGTCGGCGAGCAGCGCGCGCACGTCGAAGGGCAGGCGGCTCGACCACACGCCGCGGCTCGACACCACGAGCTCGAGCCACGACGTCGGCAAATACCCCGAGAGCGCGTCGCGGAGGAGGCCCACGTTCTCGATTTCGTCGGGCCGCAGCGTCTTGAGCAGGTGCGAGACGTAGGTCCAGGTCCGGGGCGGCACGTCGTCGAGCACGCGCTCGTGCGCCTGCGCGATCGCGATGACGCCCGGGTGCACGTCGTTCACCTGCGCCCACGCGAGCCAGCTCGGGCGGTCGGCGCGCACGGGCAGGCTCAAAAAGCGCGCGCGGAGCGCCTTGTCGAGCGGCGTCACGTGGTAGCCCTCGGTCTCGGGGTTGACAGCGGCGAAGCAGGCCCAGCCCGGCGGCAGCTCGTATCCGTGCAGGCGCCGCGCGCTGAGGAGCTGCAGGGCGGGCTGCTGGATGTAGCGCTCGGCGCGGTTCAGCTCTTCGAGCATCAGGATGCCTGCGCCGTCTTGCGGCAAGATCTCGGGCACGGCGTATCGCGTGCGGCCGTCCTGAATGACGGGCAGGCCCACGAGGTCCGGCGGCTCGAGCAGCGACAGGTCGAGCACCACGTGGGCGATACCGAGGCGATCGGCGAGTTTCTTGACGATGTCGCTCTTGCCGATGCCGGTTGGCCCTTCGAGCAGCACGGGGCGCCGCGCGCGATAGGCGAGCTCGAGCGCGGCTTCGAGCCGGGGGCCGACGGGGATGTGCGCGGGGCGGCTTTCGAGGACGGGAGCGGAGGAAGGCTTTGCCACGGGATGCTTTCGGCTAGCACGTGCGCGGGCCGCTGCCACGCTCCTTCCGAGAGCATCGTTCCGCGGGACATCGGCCCTTGCGCCTCGATACCGGCTTCCTTATCCTCCCTGGCTCGCGCACGTGGGGCGCGCGAGCTGCCCCGTCCACGCCGGAGAGAGCCATGACGACGTCGATGACTTCGAGCGCCGAGATCCCCGCGCCGCCGCCTTATCTGTCGGGCAACTACGCGCCCGTCGATCGCGAGATCACGGCGCACGATCTGCCCGTGATCGGCGAGATTCCGCGAGACCTCGCGGGCGTGTTCGTGCGCAACGGCTCGAACCCGCGATTCCGCCAGAAGGGCCGTTACCACTGGTTCGACGGCGACGGCATGATCCACGCGCTCCGCTTCGAGGACGGGCGCGCGAGGTATACGAACCGCTGGGTGCGTACGTGGGCATTCGTCGAGGAGGAGAAGGCGGGCGCGTCGCTCTGGACGGGCGTCACCGAGCGGCCGG
Protein-coding sequences here:
- a CDS encoding DUF5985 family protein, which translates into the protein MIPAVVYILCTLTSLVAMTLLLRAYAARKVRLLLWSGLCFAGLALNNVLLFVDLILIPEHDLSTVRQIPAVMGVSFLLYGLVYDLRD
- a CDS encoding vWA domain-containing protein, which produces MVDPVRAFLDDFVQTSDFARRYPYYTAALANMVPVADPSVKRMAVSLHEGRFFLHVNVDSFLREPQWLRGVLLHEVHHVVLGHLSHPKFADPAEPELLELALEMSANEYIEEPLPDPITWQKYTAFGIRAGQSSLERYEKLLEAARAGKFTAKHAPGGESVDEHRLLRRAAGAPGSVEQARMLVARAMETAGDVGPEGPPERRLLAGKEPGRLLAELDGVLGPPECFVDWKTALRMFTSRRRTPVGTFARPSRRFPSRIGEVPGRAWSPRAMARPRVLVTIDTSMSMSDAELAEIAKQLALLAEEARLTVVECDCEIQRVYPFTGAIEDVQGRGGTDLRKVFAESFWRPHAPDGIVYFTDGEGPFPEEPPPVPTLWILTKPQNFACPWGERAILERRRAVTHR
- a CDS encoding DUF5985 family protein, which translates into the protein MNDLLSGALILGFLVIALFFLRFWRSTRDRLFAIFALSFSLMAVNRLILAIAKLPEDDFPYVYLVRLVANALIIYAVIDKNRAHKATPRPIP
- a CDS encoding AAA family ATPase — translated: MAKPSSAPVLESRPAHIPVGPRLEAALELAYRARRPVLLEGPTGIGKSDIVKKLADRLGIAHVVLDLSLLEPPDLVGLPVIQDGRTRYAVPEILPQDGAGILMLEELNRAERYIQQPALQLLSARRLHGYELPPGWACFAAVNPETEGYHVTPLDKALRARFLSLPVRADRPSWLAWAQVNDVHPGVIAIAQAHERVLDDVPPRTWTYVSHLLKTLRPDEIENVGLLRDALSGYLPTSWLELVVSSRGVWSSRLPFDVRALLADYDHRADLSRAVRGFAEAGQTDRLDEITTRLVRLLEGPEAGVLAAERQITLASFEALLADLPGDQRDKLVEALGRNPTATSLIDVRPEELCERYANSPAQRKLNGWAAEPLKQHRVGLAVTALSSHLERQTKLAEVKRSNVVRASLGVLLAELPERWALDLVATCKRLGITPIRPG